GGCGGAGCTCCGCGACCCACTCCCGAGGACGTCGACAGATCGAGTCGTCCGTCGATGTATCAGGCGGTGCGCGTCGCCCTCTCATCAGGTGGACCACGCTTTCGGGAGGCTGACATGTCCATCGACTACACGCTCGACATCGCTTACTCATTCCGGCGGACGGAGGCGCTTCTGACCGCGGTCGCGGGGGTGACCGACAGCAAGGATGCCGCGACCCTCGCGTCGATCGAACAGCTCCTAGTCAAAGCGGCCGGCGATTATCGAGCCCGCCGCTTCACTGCATCCATCGACGGCTACACGCGGGCGAGGCAGCTCATCTGGGGACAGCTGTTCCCGCTGACCGAGTACAAGGACCGCATCGTCGACCGGCTCGACGTCTCGAAGCCGCTGTTCTCCTACGCCGTCGAATGGCTCAACGTCCTGCCCGTCGAGCAGGGACTCGACGGCGTGCGCCCACGCGAGACGATGGCCGTCGACGCACCCGTCTACGGGCTCCTGAGCAACGCGACCGGAGCGACCGAGGCAGCCGCGGTGGCCGACTACCGCCTGTCCCAGACCCTCAAGGCCAACGGGGCGACCGAGTCGTCGGCGTTCTTCCTCGAGCGGGCGAACGCCGAGGCGCCGAGGCTCATCGAAGCGATCACGAAGGCCGAGTCGCCGAAGCCGGAGGTGGCGGATCCCGCCGAACCCGTCCCTGTAGTCGGCGGACCCGTCATCCGACGCCGTGTGGGACGGGGGCTCAACCTCGACGGGGACGGTGTCGAGCACTTCGCTGCGGGCGGCGACGGCTTCGGGGTGGCGCTCACGCGCAAGGGGGCTTTCACAGCCGGGCTGTTCGACGCGATCGCAGACCCGGTCGTGGTGGGCATTCCTCCGCAGCTCACCGCGCAGAAGCGCACCTATTCGTTCCCCGTCGGCGATGGGTCGAAATCGATCGCCTGGGCGGAGGGATCCGCGCCCGATGCCACCAAGCTGCAGGACGTGCTGTACGCCTCACGCGTGAAACTGAAGTTCCTGCCGGACGTGCTGCTCGAGCCGAAGAAGCCGGCGGATGTCGCGGCCGGCCTCGCGCACGCCTGGTACTACGAGACGACGCTGGGCCTCGCCGAGGACTACCACGCTCTCGGGCAGTGGGCGGCGGCGGAGACGTGGTACCTGAAGGCCGCCTCCTACACCTACCTGAATGCGGCTATCGAGGCCCCCTATGTGTGGGCACGGCTGGCGAACCTCTACCTCGACTGGGGCGACGCGCTGTTCCGCGCCGACGATCCCGCTGCGGCGCTCCCTGTCTACGAGAAGGTGCTGACGGCCGACGGCGCCGCGCCGGACGCTTCGCTGTACACGCTGGAGCCGCTGGCTCCCGCAGCCGACCAGGCACGCCAGGCGATCGCGCACCTCGACGACCCGTCGGCCATCACCGCCTCGCCGGCGATCACCGCCGTGCTCTTCGACGTGTGGTCGCGCCTCGCCAAGATCTCGGGCGGCTTGGACTTCTGGGGGCACTGGGCGCAGCAGGTGCCGATCTGGACGTTCGACTACCTGCAGTCCGTCGCGGTCAACTTCTGCCAGCTCGCGATCGGCGCCGAGCGCGACTCGATGACCTTCTGGGAGAAGGCCGATTCCGGTGAGCTGACGCGCACCCAGCTGACGCAGAACATCACCCAGTCCGCGGCCGAACTTCAGGCCGCCCAGCGGGCCGTGGCCGCGGCCAACGCCGAGGTCGCCGCGTACCGTGCCGGTCAGGACGTGGCCAACCTGCGGGCGCAGGACGCCCGTGACAATGCCGACGAGTACACCGCCAAGTCCTGGGACTGGACGATGCATCAGGCGCTGTCGCAGCAGATGTCCGGCGGTGAGGACGGCAACGCGAGCCAGCTCAACTCCCTGGCCGACCGGATGTCCCGCGGAGGCTACTCGCTGTCGGGCGACCGGGGCACGCTGTCGGCAGCCGAGTCGCTCACCGCGGCGCGGCAGCAGCGCGAATACGAGATCGACGCGATGCGCCGGCAGGCGGCGGAGCTGGAGGCGGCGGCCGTTCAGGCCGGTGCGGAGGTCGCGGCGTCGCAGGCGCGCGCCGCGGCCACCCAGGCGCAGGCGAATGCCGCCGCGGTGCGCGTGCAGAACGCGCAGCAGCTGCTCGCCGCCTTCGACGACCAGCGGTTCACGCCCGATGTGTGGAACGCGCTCGGCGATCGGATGAGCCAGATCTCGGGGCGGTACCTCGCTATGGCGCTCGACGTCGCCAAGCGCATGCAGCGCGCGTACAACTTCGAGAACGACGTGGCCATGGCGGTGATCCGCCCCGACTACACGGCCAGCGCCGTGCACGGTCTCCTCGCCAGCGACGCGCTCATGGCCGACGTCCAGTCGTTCACGTACGACCTCATC
This genomic interval from Microbacterium sp. 4R-513 contains the following:
- a CDS encoding tetratricopeptide repeat protein, with protein sequence MSIDYTLDIAYSFRRTEALLTAVAGVTDSKDAATLASIEQLLVKAAGDYRARRFTASIDGYTRARQLIWGQLFPLTEYKDRIVDRLDVSKPLFSYAVEWLNVLPVEQGLDGVRPRETMAVDAPVYGLLSNATGATEAAAVADYRLSQTLKANGATESSAFFLERANAEAPRLIEAITKAESPKPEVADPAEPVPVVGGPVIRRRVGRGLNLDGDGVEHFAAGGDGFGVALTRKGAFTAGLFDAIADPVVVGIPPQLTAQKRTYSFPVGDGSKSIAWAEGSAPDATKLQDVLYASRVKLKFLPDVLLEPKKPADVAAGLAHAWYYETTLGLAEDYHALGQWAAAETWYLKAASYTYLNAAIEAPYVWARLANLYLDWGDALFRADDPAAALPVYEKVLTADGAAPDASLYTLEPLAPAADQARQAIAHLDDPSAITASPAITAVLFDVWSRLAKISGGLDFWGHWAQQVPIWTFDYLQSVAVNFCQLAIGAERDSMTFWEKADSGELTRTQLTQNITQSAAELQAAQRAVAAANAEVAAYRAGQDVANLRAQDARDNADEYTAKSWDWTMHQALSQQMSGGEDGNASQLNSLADRMSRGGYSLSGDRGTLSAAESLTAARQQREYEIDAMRRQAAELEAAAVQAGAEVAASQARAAATQAQANAAAVRVQNAQQLLAAFDDQRFTPDVWNALGDRMSQISGRYLAMALDVAKRMQRAYNFENDVAMAVIRPDYTASAVHGLLASDALMADVQSFTYDLITSTAPKPQPVSQTISLAERYPFLFETQLRRTGRMEFQTDLDDFDAKYPGTYAGRIEAVEVAVDGIVPARGLSGTLSNAGISHYRVPSTAGGATKHRVQTRETLVLSDFDLRRDALLDHPDARRLRVFEGAGVASSWTLEFPKAANELQFASLIDVRLTFTYTARFDPDLKEAVLEELANRPAANDRTRPFPLRWAFADAFFAFYSTGVLDFSLDRTSFSATETLPVLTGLSLIASTTPAPGAEGLVLRVTAPGSAPVTVTTAADGSVDATALQAAVTGQSAFGAYRIQVDPGDNPDRVHDGALELDDIDNIALILAYSFTPRA